Proteins encoded within one genomic window of Bradyrhizobium sp. CB1717:
- a CDS encoding response regulator transcription factor, with product MRILLVEDEAEMAGALASALKRYDMVVDHAPTLAEAEEAISADVHAAVLLDRQLPDGDGLTLIPKLRARADGVPIIVLTARGELADRIAGLDSGADDYLAKPFAVEELLARLRAVLRRPAGLSPEIIRAGRLAFDLSHREASIGGEPFELPRRELLVLEALIRRMGRTVLRSALEEAVYNFDDEIQSNALDTHISRLRRKLADANAGIEIHGIRGVGYLLKKIP from the coding sequence ATGCGGATTTTGCTGGTCGAGGATGAAGCGGAAATGGCCGGCGCGCTGGCCTCGGCGCTGAAGCGCTACGACATGGTGGTGGACCATGCGCCGACACTCGCCGAGGCGGAGGAGGCCATTTCCGCCGACGTCCATGCCGCGGTCCTGCTCGACCGCCAGCTTCCTGACGGCGATGGCCTCACCTTGATCCCAAAGCTCCGCGCACGGGCCGACGGTGTGCCGATCATCGTCCTCACGGCGCGGGGCGAACTCGCCGACCGCATCGCCGGGCTCGACAGCGGCGCCGACGACTATCTGGCCAAACCGTTTGCGGTCGAGGAGCTGCTGGCGCGGCTGCGCGCCGTGCTGCGGCGGCCCGCGGGCCTCTCCCCCGAAATCATCCGTGCCGGCCGCCTCGCCTTCGACCTCAGCCATCGCGAAGCCAGCATCGGCGGCGAGCCGTTCGAGCTGCCCCGCCGCGAGCTGCTGGTGCTCGAGGCGTTGATCCGCCGCATGGGCCGGACCGTGCTGCGCTCGGCGCTCGAAGAGGCGGTCTACAATTTCGACGACGAGATCCAGTCCAACGCGCTGGATACGCATATCTCGCGGCTCCGGCGAAAGCTCGCGGACGCCAACGCTGGGATCGAGATCCACGGCATTCGCGGCGTCGGCTATCTCCTCAAGAAGATTCCATGA
- a CDS encoding NIPSNAP family protein: protein MIYEMRVYRCVPGRLPALLKRFETATLKLWEKHGIKQAGFFTTLIGESNQELTYFLAWDSLAERETKWGKFMTDPDWMKARAESEADGQIVGNIVSQLLTPTAFSAVK, encoded by the coding sequence ATGATCTACGAAATGCGCGTCTATCGTTGCGTGCCCGGCCGCCTGCCGGCGCTTTTGAAGCGGTTCGAGACGGCGACGCTGAAGTTGTGGGAGAAGCACGGCATCAAGCAGGCCGGGTTCTTCACCACGCTGATCGGCGAATCCAACCAGGAGCTGACCTATTTTCTGGCCTGGGATTCGCTTGCCGAGCGCGAGACGAAGTGGGGCAAGTTCATGACCGATCCGGACTGGATGAAAGCGCGCGCCGAGAGCGAAGCGGATGGCCAGATCGTCGGCAATATCGTCAGCCAGCTCCTGACGCCGACTGCCTTCTCGGCGGTGAAGTAG
- the kdsA gene encoding 3-deoxy-8-phosphooctulonate synthase, with translation MSSSNSAAPVVTIGRVKFGNDLPIAIIAGPCQLESRQHALEVASALKEIAARLNIGLVYKTSFDKANRTSASAARGLGLAQSLPIFAEIRSSLGLPVLTDVHEATQCAEVAQAVDILQIPAFLCRQTDLLLAAAATGKVVNVKKGQFLAPWDMANVVTKITSANNPNVLVTERGASFGYNTLVSDMRALPILARSTGAPVIFDATHSVQQPGGKGTSSGGEREFVPVLARAAVAVGVAGVFIETHPDPDRAPSDGPNMVPLREFEGLIARLMAFDALAKNPR, from the coding sequence TTGAGCTCTTCGAATTCAGCTGCGCCGGTCGTCACCATTGGCAGGGTCAAATTCGGCAATGATCTGCCGATTGCGATCATTGCTGGACCCTGCCAGCTCGAAAGCCGCCAGCATGCGCTGGAGGTGGCCTCCGCGCTGAAGGAGATCGCTGCGCGGTTGAACATCGGCCTCGTCTACAAGACCTCGTTCGACAAGGCCAACCGTACCAGCGCGTCGGCGGCGCGCGGGCTGGGCTTGGCGCAGTCGCTGCCGATCTTCGCCGAAATCCGGTCGTCGCTCGGCCTGCCTGTCCTGACCGATGTGCACGAAGCCACGCAATGCGCCGAGGTGGCACAGGCCGTGGACATCCTGCAGATCCCGGCCTTCCTGTGCCGGCAGACCGATCTGCTGCTGGCGGCGGCTGCGACCGGCAAGGTCGTCAACGTCAAGAAGGGGCAGTTCCTGGCGCCCTGGGACATGGCCAACGTCGTGACCAAGATCACCAGCGCCAATAATCCCAACGTGCTCGTCACCGAGCGCGGTGCCTCCTTCGGCTACAACACGCTGGTCTCCGACATGCGTGCGCTGCCGATCCTGGCGCGCAGCACCGGCGCGCCCGTGATCTTCGACGCCACCCACTCGGTGCAGCAACCGGGCGGGAAGGGTACGTCCTCCGGCGGCGAGCGCGAATTCGTGCCGGTGCTGGCGCGCGCGGCTGTCGCGGTCGGCGTTGCCGGCGTCTTCATCGAGACCCATCCCGATCCCGATCGTGCGCCCTCCGACGGGCCCAACATGGTACCGCTGCGCGAGTTCGAGGGGCTGATCGCCAGGCTGATGGCGTTCGACGCGCTGGCAAAGAACCCGCGCTGA